From a single Kitasatospora sp. NBC_00458 genomic region:
- a CDS encoding FxLD family lanthipeptide, with the protein MIGTLEAPPAPVSMSGSDFDLDVRIVEGADPVAALLRSTDDNCGSTCDGSACASGGGNV; encoded by the coding sequence GTGATCGGCACCCTTGAGGCCCCGCCCGCGCCCGTGTCCATGTCCGGCAGCGACTTCGATCTGGACGTGCGGATCGTGGAGGGCGCCGATCCCGTCGCCGCCCTGCTGCGCTCCACCGACGACAACTGCGGCAGCACCTGCGACGGCTCGGCCTGTGCCAGCGGCGGCGGCAACGTCTGA
- a CDS encoding lanthionine synthetase C family protein, producing MTTTADRDLLAALTEPLLTPPDSASAKWGQSLAKGAPGITLLHITRAATGAGDWKTAHAWIAACLRQPVLSTPGTGLFFGAPAVAHVLRRASTGPRSFERQVTALDATVDRMTERRLASAHRRITRLERPIFAEYDLVYGMTGLGVTLRSRGDSHLLRDVLTYLVRFTEPLRGLPGWWTDIAPSGATSPHYPGGHGNLGLAHGITGPLALLALTWTDGIRVPGHREAIGRITDWLDAWQQDTGTGPWWPEAVTPAEERVGRSLQNGPLRPSWCYGTPGIAHAQHLAALATGDHHRWQLAEHALLTCLTDPRQLTGLTGNTLCHGTAGTRLLTHRFAARTTDPATAARLRTAADAIATLIEPLAEAGLLEGTAGTALALHTLTPGRPATTRWDSCLLLT from the coding sequence ATGACCACTACCGCCGACCGCGACCTGCTCGCCGCGCTCACCGAACCGCTCCTCACCCCGCCCGACAGCGCCTCCGCCAAGTGGGGACAGTCCCTGGCCAAGGGCGCCCCAGGCATCACCCTGCTGCACATCACGCGCGCCGCCACCGGCGCCGGCGACTGGAAGACGGCGCATGCCTGGATCGCGGCCTGCCTGCGCCAGCCCGTGCTCTCCACCCCCGGAACCGGCCTGTTCTTCGGCGCCCCCGCCGTCGCCCACGTCCTGCGCCGGGCCTCGACCGGGCCCCGCAGCTTCGAGCGGCAGGTCACCGCGCTGGACGCTACCGTCGACCGGATGACCGAACGGCGCCTGGCCTCCGCCCACCGGCGCATCACCCGGCTCGAACGGCCGATCTTCGCTGAGTACGACCTCGTCTACGGCATGACCGGACTCGGCGTCACCCTGCGATCCCGGGGCGACAGCCACCTGCTGCGCGACGTGCTGACCTACCTGGTCCGCTTCACCGAACCCCTGCGCGGTCTGCCCGGCTGGTGGACCGACATCGCGCCCTCCGGCGCCACCTCACCCCACTACCCCGGAGGTCACGGCAACCTCGGACTGGCCCACGGCATCACCGGCCCGCTCGCCCTCCTCGCCCTGACCTGGACCGACGGCATCCGGGTCCCCGGCCACCGGGAAGCGATCGGCCGGATCACCGACTGGCTCGACGCCTGGCAGCAGGACACCGGCACCGGACCGTGGTGGCCCGAAGCCGTCACACCCGCTGAGGAACGGGTAGGCCGAAGCCTCCAGAACGGCCCGCTCCGCCCGTCCTGGTGCTACGGCACTCCCGGCATCGCCCACGCCCAGCACCTGGCCGCCCTCGCCACCGGCGATCACCACCGCTGGCAACTCGCCGAACACGCCCTCCTCACCTGCCTGACCGACCCGCGGCAGCTGACCGGGCTCACCGGCAACACGCTGTGCCACGGCACCGCCGGCACACGGCTCCTCACTCACCGCTTCGCCGCCCGCACCACCGACCCCGCCACCGCGGCCCGGCTCCGCACGGCAGCCGACGCGATCGCCACCCTCATCGAACCGCTGGCAGAGGCGGGCCTGCTCGAAGGTACGGCCGGCACCGCTCTCGCCCTCCACACCCTGACCCCCGGCCGGCCTGCCACCACCAGGTGGGACAGCTGCCTGCTGCTCACCTGA
- a CDS encoding lantibiotic dehydratase — protein MYRLVGPALIRAAARPADAAPQWPDLADPTPAGAEAWRSWLRSAWSDPQLETAIEAAAGGRLADRVREVIAGRPIGTARLGRLTATVMRYILRAEGRATPFGLFAGVTACPIGDEATAPVWDAGRAVARVDARWLAGVIDQLEELLADRLPVVANGLRVLHGERIVLPVQSHPAGGAPVEVSVRATRAVLAALEGAREPVPLGVLADRLQRQFRDAHPGQVGAMLGELVRQRVLLSGLRPPMTTTDPLGALLAAFEQAGADDVPEATGITADLRRLHTELERHNRLDDPGEQRVARSAITASTAGGTEAGPPLMVDLRLDAGPLALPERVVREVTGAVALLTRLSPRPGGNPAWLDYHARFTERYGPGAVVPVTELVNPDTGLGFPARYRDSLLPETPARLGRRDARLLELAQKAAIEGGIERVLDDRLLEQLAPAPAPATVQPHAELTVHLAAADKEALNAGAFTLTVVAAPRGAGTTTGRFLHLLDQADRDALTAAISAAPALRADAQPVQISVPPLFTRVENVARTPALLPVLPLGEYPGSDTGPLGLDGLGVCADERRMWLVSLADRRPVEPRVLNAVEFRAHTQPLARFLCEITGAFTPVYTGFDWGAAGKLPFLPRLRRGRVVLSPARWNLPAADLPPQGTSWAEWEHAARSWLKLYRTPARVYLTQRDLKLPIDLDLHEHLVLLRDHLTQQTTAVLTEAPGPGANGWCEGRAHEITFQLHSTRSPLPSTRRRTVRATSHRDGHLPGASRWVYARLYGNPARADDILTHVPALLGRWGNDPAWWFLRHTDPEPHLRLRIALPGPEAFAVAAERIGAWAADLRAAGLLTRLQLDTYQPENGRYGRSAAMRQAEEVFAADSRAVLAQLAHIEQTKADRTAVTGASMLLLATGLLGADAGPRWLLEHVPHHAEQALPRDVRWQTLALTGQPGTPPAVETTASGPALARAWHERAEALADYRHLLDRHKDPKADEVAGALLHLHHARAIGIDPDHERACHRLARAAALTHIRTSEKPR, from the coding sequence TTGTACCGCCTTGTTGGACCGGCCCTGATCCGCGCCGCGGCACGCCCTGCCGACGCCGCGCCGCAGTGGCCCGATCTCGCCGACCCCACCCCCGCCGGCGCGGAGGCGTGGCGATCCTGGCTCCGCTCGGCCTGGAGCGACCCTCAGCTGGAGACCGCGATCGAGGCTGCGGCCGGGGGCCGACTGGCCGACCGCGTGCGCGAGGTGATCGCGGGCCGTCCGATCGGCACCGCGCGGCTGGGCCGGCTGACGGCCACGGTGATGCGCTACATCCTGCGGGCGGAAGGCAGGGCGACCCCGTTCGGCCTGTTCGCCGGGGTGACGGCCTGCCCGATCGGGGACGAGGCGACGGCCCCGGTGTGGGACGCGGGCCGGGCGGTGGCCCGGGTCGACGCGCGGTGGCTGGCCGGCGTCATCGACCAGCTGGAAGAGTTGCTGGCCGACCGGCTGCCCGTGGTGGCCAACGGCCTTCGCGTGCTGCACGGGGAGCGGATCGTGCTGCCGGTCCAGTCGCACCCGGCGGGCGGCGCGCCGGTCGAGGTGTCGGTGCGTGCCACCCGGGCGGTTCTGGCCGCCTTGGAAGGCGCCCGTGAGCCGGTGCCCCTCGGCGTGCTCGCCGACCGTCTGCAGCGGCAGTTCCGCGACGCACACCCCGGGCAGGTCGGGGCGATGCTGGGTGAACTGGTCCGGCAGCGCGTGCTGCTGAGCGGCTTACGTCCTCCGATGACCACCACCGATCCGCTCGGCGCCCTGCTCGCAGCCTTTGAGCAGGCCGGAGCGGACGACGTCCCCGAGGCCACCGGGATCACCGCCGACCTCCGCCGCCTCCATACCGAGCTGGAGCGCCACAACCGCCTCGACGACCCCGGGGAACAGCGGGTGGCACGGTCGGCCATCACGGCATCGACGGCCGGCGGTACGGAGGCCGGTCCGCCGCTGATGGTCGACCTGCGGCTGGACGCCGGGCCGCTGGCGCTGCCCGAGCGGGTCGTGCGGGAAGTCACCGGCGCGGTCGCGCTGCTGACCCGGCTCAGCCCGCGCCCCGGAGGCAACCCGGCCTGGCTCGACTACCACGCCCGCTTCACCGAGCGGTACGGGCCCGGGGCCGTGGTGCCCGTCACCGAGCTGGTGAACCCCGACACCGGACTCGGCTTCCCCGCCCGCTACCGGGACTCCCTGCTTCCCGAGACGCCGGCCAGGCTCGGGCGCCGCGACGCCCGCCTGCTCGAGCTCGCCCAGAAGGCCGCGATCGAAGGTGGCATCGAACGCGTCCTGGACGACCGCCTGCTGGAACAGCTGGCTCCCGCACCGGCTCCGGCGACGGTCCAGCCGCACGCGGAACTCACCGTCCATCTGGCCGCCGCCGACAAGGAGGCGCTGAACGCGGGCGCCTTCACCCTCACGGTGGTGGCCGCACCCCGAGGTGCAGGGACCACCACGGGCCGCTTCCTCCACCTCCTGGACCAGGCCGACCGGGATGCCCTGACGGCGGCGATCTCCGCAGCGCCGGCGCTCCGCGCGGACGCGCAGCCTGTGCAGATCTCCGTGCCGCCGCTGTTCACCCGCGTCGAGAACGTTGCCCGGACACCCGCGCTCCTGCCGGTGCTGCCGCTCGGCGAGTACCCGGGCTCCGACACCGGCCCGTTGGGCCTGGACGGTCTCGGCGTGTGCGCGGACGAACGGCGGATGTGGCTGGTCTCCCTCGCCGACCGCCGTCCTGTCGAGCCGCGCGTGCTGAACGCGGTCGAGTTCCGGGCACACACCCAGCCCCTCGCCCGGTTCCTGTGCGAAATCACCGGCGCGTTCACACCCGTGTACACCGGCTTCGACTGGGGAGCCGCCGGGAAGCTGCCCTTCCTGCCCCGGCTGCGCCGCGGCCGTGTCGTCCTCTCCCCGGCACGCTGGAACCTCCCGGCCGCCGACCTGCCGCCCCAGGGAACGTCGTGGGCCGAGTGGGAGCACGCCGCCCGCTCATGGCTGAAGCTCTACCGCACCCCGGCCAGGGTCTATCTGACCCAGCGCGACCTGAAACTGCCGATCGACCTGGACCTGCACGAGCACCTGGTCCTGCTGCGCGACCACCTCACCCAGCAGACCACCGCCGTCCTCACCGAGGCTCCAGGGCCGGGGGCGAACGGCTGGTGCGAAGGCCGGGCGCACGAGATCACCTTCCAACTGCACTCCACCCGGAGCCCGCTGCCGTCCACCCGCCGCCGGACCGTCCGCGCCACCAGCCACCGGGACGGGCACCTGCCCGGGGCGTCCCGCTGGGTGTACGCCCGCCTGTACGGCAACCCGGCCAGGGCGGACGACATTCTGACCCACGTGCCCGCCCTGCTGGGCCGCTGGGGCAACGACCCGGCCTGGTGGTTCCTGCGCCACACCGACCCCGAACCGCACCTGCGGCTGCGGATCGCGCTGCCGGGCCCGGAGGCGTTCGCCGTAGCCGCTGAGAGGATCGGAGCATGGGCCGCCGACCTTCGCGCGGCCGGTCTGCTGACGCGCCTCCAACTGGACACCTACCAGCCGGAGAACGGCCGCTACGGCCGGAGCGCGGCGATGCGCCAGGCCGAGGAGGTGTTCGCCGCCGACTCCCGCGCCGTCCTCGCCCAACTCGCCCACATCGAGCAGACGAAGGCCGACCGGACGGCCGTGACCGGGGCGAGCATGCTGCTCCTGGCCACCGGATTGCTCGGCGCCGATGCCGGACCGCGCTGGCTGCTGGAGCACGTCCCCCACCACGCCGAGCAGGCCCTTCCCCGCGACGTCCGCTGGCAGACGCTCGCCCTCACCGGGCAACCGGGCACCCCGCCCGCGGTGGAGACCACCGCCTCCGGCCCGGCCCTGGCCAGGGCCTGGCACGAACGCGCCGAAGCCCTCGCCGACTACCGCCACCTGCTCGACCGACACAAGGACCCGAAGGCGGACGAGGTGGCCGGCGCGCTGCTGCACCTGCACCACGCGCGGGCGATCGGCATCGATCCCGACCACGAGCGGGCCTGCCACCGGCTCGCCCGAGCCGCCGCCCTGACACACATCCGGACCTCGGAGAAGCCCCGATGA
- the fxlM gene encoding methyltransferase, FxLD system, whose translation MSTLPKTDEPVEELRSAMVEALRADGTIRTDRVAAALLAVPRHIFAPEVPLTEAYEPVSALVTKRDEHGIAVSSVSAAQIQALMLEQADVRPGMRVAEIGSGGFNAALLAELVGPAGEVTTVDIDPFVTDRASRFLDEAGYSRVKVVLADGSEPVAGGPFDRILVTVGAWDLPPAWTVGLAEGGKITVPLRMHGLTRSISFRRDGARLVSVSAEVCGFVKMQGTGAHDEHLVLPRGTKEVGLRFDELDRPDTSRLAGVLETPRVERWTQVTVGNQEPFDSLYLWLAGALPGFGLISVDRTLDTGTVAPANRMACPLVVDGDSLAYLALRKIGDDPAVFEFGAHGFGPDGDRLADLIAEQVGVWTRRHRTGAGPVFTAYPAGTPDDQLPDGPVIDKRYVRLTITWP comes from the coding sequence ATGTCCACCTTGCCGAAGACCGACGAGCCCGTCGAGGAGCTGCGCTCGGCCATGGTCGAAGCCCTGCGTGCCGACGGGACGATCCGCACGGACCGTGTGGCCGCCGCGCTGCTGGCCGTGCCGCGGCACATCTTCGCCCCCGAGGTGCCGCTGACCGAGGCCTACGAGCCGGTGAGCGCCCTGGTGACCAAGCGCGATGAGCACGGCATCGCGGTGAGTTCGGTCTCGGCGGCGCAGATCCAGGCCCTGATGCTGGAGCAGGCCGACGTCCGCCCGGGGATGCGGGTGGCGGAGATCGGATCCGGCGGATTCAACGCGGCCCTGCTCGCCGAACTCGTGGGACCGGCAGGGGAGGTGACGACGGTCGACATCGATCCGTTCGTCACGGACCGCGCATCCCGCTTCCTCGACGAGGCCGGCTACAGCCGGGTGAAGGTGGTGCTCGCCGACGGCTCCGAGCCCGTGGCCGGGGGGCCGTTCGACCGGATCCTCGTCACGGTCGGCGCGTGGGACCTGCCGCCCGCCTGGACCGTCGGCCTCGCCGAGGGCGGGAAGATCACGGTGCCGCTGCGGATGCACGGCCTGACCCGCTCGATCAGCTTCCGCCGCGACGGCGCGCGCCTGGTCAGCGTGAGCGCCGAGGTGTGCGGTTTCGTCAAGATGCAGGGCACCGGTGCGCACGACGAGCACCTGGTTCTGCCGCGCGGCACCAAGGAGGTCGGTCTGCGCTTCGACGAGCTCGACCGGCCGGACACCAGCCGGCTCGCGGGCGTGCTGGAGACACCGCGCGTCGAGCGGTGGACGCAGGTGACGGTCGGCAACCAGGAGCCGTTCGACTCGCTGTACCTGTGGCTGGCCGGTGCGCTGCCCGGATTCGGCCTAATCTCCGTCGACCGCACGCTCGACACCGGGACCGTCGCCCCGGCGAACAGGATGGCCTGCCCGCTCGTGGTGGACGGCGACAGCCTCGCCTACCTCGCGCTGCGCAAGATCGGTGACGACCCGGCGGTGTTCGAGTTCGGCGCCCACGGCTTCGGCCCCGACGGTGACCGCCTCGCCGACCTGATCGCCGAACAGGTCGGCGTCTGGACCCGCCGGCACCGCACCGGCGCCGGCCCCGTGTTCACCGCCTACCCGGCCGGCACCCCCGACGACCAGCTCCCGGACGGGCCGGTCATCGACAAGCGGTACGTCCGGCTCACGATCACCTGGCCGTGA